In Miscanthus floridulus cultivar M001 chromosome 19, ASM1932011v1, whole genome shotgun sequence, the DNA window AGTATATACCAGTGGTAACCGAATTGCTCCACGGATTGATTTAGAATTGCAACTATTCACCAGTGACATATCACTGCCAAGTGGTAAGTTTACCTGGTGATAACCCATCACTGCCATGTTACTACCGGTTGGTTGCTTCAATTGGCAGGGCATTTGTCTTCCCTGCCAGTTTATAAGGACACTATTCTTTGACCAGATCCTAGGGTTATGACCTGACAGTTCAGTCACTATCGGCTCTAGCACAATCGACAGTAATGGTCCAGTAGTGATTGCTGTTCTGGCGTAGTGAAATTTAGTAGACCACCACCCCAAAATCAATATATGTTTTTTGTGCATTTAATTATGTATTTATAGCACAAGTTCATAATAATTTAAGCCTAAGAATTTGGCCAATAGGTGGCTTAAAATGAGATTTTTACTTTCTAGAATCCCATCCTAGACAACCTACCCATTTGTTAGGAATGGGCATGAGATTATTCCATAGTAAATAATAACTTTACAAATATCAAGCACCAATGAACTGTATAGAGAAGCTAAGAACTCTACAAGAACGAGGAAAGTTGCTTCTTCCTTTATCTTAATACTGAATCTAGGACTAGTATCCCCTATGCTGGAAAGTTCTAGCATTGCTCTCTCTTTCCAAAACTCCCAAACCACCAGCAAGACTAGCGACCACACCTTTGTGTGATACCCCTTCTAATTAAGTTGCTCATCTGTGTACAGCAATCGTACACCGAATTGCTTGCCACCTAGGCCTTAGGTGAGAGCTGTAGGGAGGCCACTCGAGGCAATAAAATCCTAAATGCGCCTAGAAGCGGAAGTGGCAAAGTGGATAAGACATGTTATGTGGCCATCCACAGACATTCAAACTGTAGTTTGGATGGCAAACCAAAGTGAAGAACTTGCACTTTGATGGTGCCTAAGGCTTTAAAAAATGTGTCCTTCTATGAGGTTTATGACATGACATCAGGTCAAAATGTCATCAAACCAACTAGTTTATGATGTTTTTTCTCAGTGCATCTCAACTTAGTGACATAAGTAATGTCCAGAAAATGTCTAAACCTAGTCCAATTGTGTATTGTGACAATATTTGTTGTGTCATAAAGACCAATTTGCAAATGTCATAAATCTATGACATGGATGTTTTTGTGTGATAAATATTTTATTGATTTTTGAACATTGTTATCTAAGTAGGCATGTGGGCCCAACTTCCAAGATGGGTCCCACTACCACCTAGTcaatcactacaccacaacactaatATAGCGTCATACGTGTGTCAGTTATAAGTTCACTAATACCGTTGAATTGTTGGTCGGTATAGCTGGCCCACAGATCAAGTGTCGGTAAATGTACCTTTTGTGTTGAACTATCTAGTCGGTATAAATATTTGGCTGTATAGTTGAACCGTCGGTCGGAATAGATAAACAAAAAGGACGAACCTTCGGTCGGTATAGAGTGGTGCGCgctctgaaaaagaaaaaaaggcccGTTCGTGGGAAGATAAAGATGGGCCTTCACGCCAGCAGCCCAACTCAACACCCAACTCTCTCAACCCTAACCCCCACGTCCAgactcccccctctctctcccaatCTTCCAAAGACGCCGCCCTACacttctctccatctcttctctcGCCTcaacaccaccgccgccgcctgtaGATTGAGATTCGCCCGGCGCCACCGCGAAGGATCGAGATCGATCCAGCGCTGCCGCATAGACCTTGAGATCTTGCCAGTGTCGTCTACCACTCCTCCCTTCCAAAGGCGACGACTGCTGGATCTTATAGCCAGGGCGGGATTCAAGGATGAACCGACGGATCTAGGGTGGGCGTCCAGAACCGTGACTTGCCATCTGCTCCTGTTGCTTTGGAGGTACGTGAATCATTCGCGTTCTGCTCCATCAGTGGGTTCTTCTTGTAGGATTGGACCATGGAGACGACATGATTCTTTGGGGCTCAGGTGGGTCCGCCGCCGTCACGATGGAAGCACCTATGGAGCAGTAGCAGCAAGCAGATCTTGGTGCCCTGGCGTTGTGGCTGTAGGCGTGAGTCTACAGGCACAGGGTGGCCGGCATACTGGAGCCTGGATCTAGCACGCATGGGACTCACCTGGCTATCTCGGCGTGGTCGGAGCTCTCAAGCTTTGCCGGCTATGACGAATTGTTGGCGTGCTGCTCTGTGGTGAGGCTGAGCGGAAGCTCTATTTAATTCCTACAGTAGTTGTTTTGTATACACATAATACAGTTAGTGCATGTGCATAGTTGTTTTTTCAATACATGTAATACAGTTAGCTCTGCTCCTTTAATTCCTACAGCCGAGCCAATGGAAACTATTTTGTTTTCCAATTCTAGGTCTCAACTTACTTGCACTACTTTACTGTGTTTCTGAGTTTTCATTACCTTTTGATAGAGTATTGCATATTTGTATCTGTGAGTTGGTGTTGAATTGTACAAAATTGTGATAGGTTCGGATTTGTGTGGGAACTTTTCTTCGAAGACTTTGAAAGGCCCAATTCCTGCAGAGATTGGTAAACTGACAGCTAAATAAAATGTATGTTTCACTATCTGCTTTCATGtgaattcattcttttcatttgccaCCAGGTGTTGACATGATTTTCTTACTTCTACGGGTGCAGTTATGATATATACTATCTGCGGATTTCTTTACTAGATGTATTCATGCATCTTTTTCTACCCTCAGACACCTGGAAAAAAATTGCATACAACCTTGTATGCACCGTGGAGCCATGCATACCAACCATCGTTACGTGACGCGTGTCTCTGCACAGCTAGCCCCACGAAAAAGAAGAATAAACCTCTTCGTGTTTCACCTGCTGACCTTGTAATTTTCTTAATATAACCTTGCTTTCAGTTCTTGCAGTTCTATACATTTGTTCAATTTTTGCTGACAAGTGAATAAACCATTTCATGTTGGAAAGGAGGTCACATTATATGCCTTGTTTTGGCCAGAAGTTGTGGCTAAGGCAACAGTCATTTCAATAAATCCAACCAATGTACTAGGAGGCCAGCCTCTTGGAAAGCAGTATTGTGAAGTTGTTATGAAGGTTGTGATTAAAAGGGATACAGTGCTACCTCGCCCTTATGGTGACATTGAGACTTTGGCTGATGCTAAGTCAATGCCAATTCAGTGGCCATACAACAGAGTAATAAACtaaactttcctttgtttctttTATTCATATATGTGATAAGTGAACAAAGTTTCTAATTAATGATATTTGTAATAGTTGAACATCAGCAAGGCATCACATTCATCCAAGTCTACTGTAGGTATGTATTTTTCCTGAATTTTACTTATACCAAGCTGCAATTTGTGATGCTGAACACACCCTGCTATGCATACAACACACTATCAAAAGAATTTGGTACTGCTTGTTCTTATTCATTGCCATCTAAATGTATTTGTTGggctattttttttttctaaattttacATTCATCAAACTGCTATTTGTGATGCTTCAGTAACCATAAACATTACCTATGTCCCAGCCCTGTCTCGAAGGCTGACTCCCCCTTGCTATTCTCCTCTTTCACCCACTGAACTAAGTTAATAACCCTGAATCATCAGGAATGAGGAAAAAAGGGAACCCATGCCAGCAACTGTGAATCCCTGAAAAGTTTCCTGCTTGTTTTTGTACGCGATATAAAGCAATGAAGAGTACAGCTATTGCATATAAAAGCAATGTAATAAATTACATTATTTACATATATCGGTGATTCCTGCTTTTGTTAAGTTTTAGACGTGTCTCCGGCTTGCAAGGTTGTATGGTAGTTTTGCTTACTGCAAAAAATAGCAATTAGTGCAAGCCTATTTTAATCAGCATGAGAACGATATTATATTTCTTTCTTTAATCTGAGATTAATTATTTCATAAATGAGAAATAGTTCTTGCATATATTCTTCAAAACCATGACACAGTGGCGTTGGTCCAATGAGGTCTCCCTGTCTACAGATTGAAAAAAAACCAGTGTTTTTCACTAACATTATGCTTCTTTTTAAGTGTCTCTGacatgtatttgattgattaaaaATAGCAATTTGACCACATCACCACAGGCCTGTACTTGTTACAACTGTTAGATAATGAACAGTGGATTTGCCAAGTCCATCTTAGTGACAGGTAGAAAACTGCTCATGGCTACTCTTAGTAACTTTATCTTGCCTTTTATGATAGACAAAGCAATAGCTCAAAAAATGGTTTTGATTATGCAAAATTTATCTTTGGCTGAACTAACTATCAGCTTCAACTAACTACCATCAATGTCTCTGTTAGTTAGAAATGCCTTGGTGAGATTAACAGTTTACTAGAAGCACAATTAGAACGCTGCATCTGACAGAACAAAGTACTATAGTACAAGTTGGAActgaaaaatatgatttgattttTCAGGTGGAAGGCGCTAGATGTAACCTAATTATTTTGTGTCAACAAGCAGATCAAACATTTTGTAAGATGGAGATGAAACATCGATGGATgctagttgctttggatgatatagcattttGTAAAGAACTCCTTGGGGATGGATGCTAATTGCTTTGGATGATGTAACATTTTGTAAAGAACTCCTTGGGCATGTTAGCTGTGAGGTGTGCAAGCCAGACTTGTGTGTTGTGAAGAATACTATAATTTGGTGTCTCATGTTACTGTGAGGTGTGCAACCCAGCATGACTATTACATGTACCAATTGGCATGAATGAAATCTAAGCTATGTCATTATGACTCGATTTTGTGTCTCATGTTGAATGTGACCTTGTATGTTTCATGTCTAAAAGAATACTGTAATTTGGTTAATGTGAGATTAATAATGTATTTTTGCGTCATGTGATCTATGCGTTGGATTGTTGGTTGGTATAAATCCCTTTAGCCTTGAACCGTTGGACGGTAAAACTACTATATGCCATCAGCCTGTTGGTCGGTATTGCTTCAGCATTTCGTCAGACTATCGGTCGCTAAAAGTATGTCGATCGATATAACCCTATCCCGACGCCACTTTCAGCGGCAACAATTAAGTGTCGGCATAGATCTATACCGACCGATAGTGCATCGCTGTATCCACCTATAGCGACCAATGGTGCATCGCCATTCTAGGGCCGTGGTGTAGTGAATTGGGTCCTATACATATATATTTTATTTAAATTACACCATGTCTTAACATACTTGGACTCATTTGTTTTATATACCCTCATCCAAAGTGGCCCATTCAACCTAGAACGAGTAAAAAGTTCTAGAAAAGCAAGGTCTTACCACTGAGCTAAAAACACACTTTTGTATAATCTTGTGCCAATGTTTGAATGTATGATGTACATAGTTATTTTATACTATACTAACAAAAAAGCTCTAAGAGGAAAAAGGGGAAAAAAATTGAACCAAAGGGTGCTTGAACCATGGCCTCTATGAACAAAACAAACAAACTGTGCCACTAAGCCATGCAAATAATGTTTAGAACTACtgttctgcagctggccatagaataacttattctatggccactttgagttacgataattactatgctaATTTATGATATTATAATAACTCCTTACTATGTGATTTATTATAAGCAAAATTTGCTGGCGGACACTGAAAGTGGGGTCGCTTTGCCAGCGAATACTGAAAAAGGATCAATTTGCTGACAGACACTCTAGTTTATGCTAAATTTGTTGGAGGACACGAACACATTAAAATATCATTTCCTAACTTAGTAGATGAGAGAAGAGCGGTGAAAGGTCTTTTTCGCCCTTGTCTCTTTCTCGTTCCTCGCTCCCTTTTCTTCTCCCCCGCTCACCGTTTGGGCTCGGGCAGGAATGCCGCCGCCTGCAGGCGAGCTCGTGGGCGCATGCCTTGCCCGGTTAGCCGCCACTGCGCAGGCCGCCACCACTGGCGAGCATGCATGAGGCGCGGGTGCGGACCCATAGATCCACCCGATGCACTGCCCCCACTCCGTCTTGTCTTCGTAGAAGCACGACGGTGGCCAGTCAAGCGGCTCGCGGGGCATGGCCAGGGCGCCGCGCGGGGCGGCCCTGGTGCGCGCCAGGCGTGTCCTGCAGCAGCTGCCCCTACGTTACACCGATACTTCCCTGAACTGCCGTACCGGTATCGCGATACGTATCGGATACGTCGATACGCCGATACGCCGCCGATACGGTATCGGTGAAGTATCGGGAAATACatcaataaaaataaataaattaaatcCCGATACGCCGCCGATACGGCCCATTTAGACAGCCCTCAAAGCCTGCTAGTTACACATTCACAGCATCGCCACCATTGCATCGAGCCAGGAACGACGGGCTGCCcgctcctgccgccgccgccgacgccgcccgctcctgccgccgacgccgacgccgcccgctcctgcccgccgccgccgacgccgcccgcTCCTGCCCGCTCctgccgccgacgccgacgccgacgccgacgccgcctgCTCCTGTCGGTTGCTGCCTCAGGTCAGCGATCCATACAACTTCTAGATCTCCGATCAGTTCTTAATCTGCATTCCAACTTTGAAACTCTAGATTTCTTTTATTGTTGTTGTTTAGGGATGGCAAGTGGTAGTGGAAGTTCTCCGTTGCATGTCTCTGAACCTAGTAGTGTCAATGTAGCAAGTGATGGCGATAGTGTTCCTGAAGTGAATGAGATCTGTGATCCTAAATATCCTCTCTGGAGGCATGTTAATAAGATCGAGAACAATGGCCCTGATGGAGGAAATGCAGTATTAGACTGCAAATTTTGCGGCAAACAAATATCTGGTAGCTATACTAGAATCAGAGCACATTTGTTGAAGATACCAAACCAAGGTGTGCACATTTGCAAACAGGTGACAGTACCAATTCTTCAGCAACTTCGCAAGGAAGTGGCTGATGCTGAGGCAGCGATCTCCAACAGCAAACCGAAGAGTGTTCCCCTGCCAATACAGATAGGGAGTACAGGATTACCCCCTTCTGGAGGTACAAATGCCCAGTCAAAGAGAAGAAAGAGGCAATCAGGGATTGACGAAAGCTTTTTCCGTGAACGTCGCCAAATTGCTGATGCTCTCGTTGGAAGAATGTTCTATACAGGAGGTATGGAACTTGATTCATTGAAAGAATCTTAGTATCAATTTGATTCAAAACATTTTTCTGATTGCTATGTTTTTTCCTTGTCTTTGTAATCTGCAGGTGTTCCATTCAATTTAGCAAGAAACCCAAATTTTCGAGCTTTAATAATGTATCTTGCAAACACTGATTTGGGTGGATATGTACCTCCTGGGTACAATAAGTTGAGGACTACTCTTCTCCAGCAGGAGAGAGTCAATGTTGAGAGGCTGTTGGAACCATTCAAGACTACATGGCCTACAAAAGGGATTACTATTACAGCTGATGGGTGGACTGATCCTCAGCGGCGCCCACTCATCAACTTTTTAGCTGTATCTGAAGATGGCCCTATGTTTTTGGGAGTTGTTAACACTGAAGGAGAGATTAAGAGAAAGGAATACATTGCTGAGAAGTTGATCTCTGTGATTGAAAATGTTGGACCAAAGAATGTGGTCCAAGTGATTACAGATAATGCAGCAAACTGCAAGGGTGCCGGTCTGATAATTGAACAGAAGTATGACCACATCTTTTGGACTCCATGTGTTGTCCACACTTTGAATTTGGCACTGAAGAATATTTGTGATGCAAAGGACAATGATGCTGAAAATGCTGGGCTCATGTGGATTAAGGATACTGTGGAGGCTGCGTTCATGATCAAGAACTACATCATGAACCATGGTATGCGCCTATCAATGTTTAATGAGTTTAGTAAACTCAAATTTCTTGCTATTGCCGATACAAGATTTGCATCACATATTATTATGTTGAAGAGGTTCCTTGTTCTCAAAGAGTCTCTTGTGTTAATGGTTGTTGGTGACAAGTGGTCAACATATAGGGAAGATGATGTAGACAAAGCAAGATCTGTAAAAGATAAGTTGCTTGATGATTTTTGGTGGGACAATGTTAAATACATTGTTGATTTCACTGAGCCTATTTATTCAATGCTAAGGGCAGCAGACACAGATAAGCCATGTCTCCATCTGATTTATGAGATGTGGGACAGCATGATTGAGAAAGTGAAAGATCGCATTTATCGCCATGAGAGAAAGCAACCTGATGAAGAATCTGCCTTTTATGACACTATTTATGCCATTTTGTATGATCGTTGGCTTAAAAGCAATACTCCTCTCCATTGTTTGGCTCATTCTCTCAACCCTAGGTGATTTTTGTTGTCAATTGTCAATTTGCTACTgtcacttggttcatgttttatcACTTTTGGGACTGATTCATGCCCTTCTTCTATGCAGGTACTATTCTCAACAGTGGCTTTCTGAAGGTCCTAACCGTGTAGCCCCCCATGAAGATATTGAGGTCTCTGACATGAGGAACAAGTGCTTTAGAAAAATGTTTCCCAATCCAGAGGATCTTAGGACAATCAAACGGCaatttgctgatttttctctattTGGAGGTTGCTTTGCGGACCGTGAGTCAATTGAAGATCGAGCTTTTTTCGAACCAAAACAATGGTGGGGCCTCCATGGTCAAAGGACCCCAGAATTGAAATCATTAGCACTGAAGTTACTTGGGCAGTCGGCATCTTCTTCTTCATGTGAAAGGAACTGGAGTACATATGGATTCATTGATAGCGTAACCAGGAATAGGCTTACTCCTCCACGTGCTGAGGATTTAGTGTTTGTCCATAGCAACATGCGTCTGCTGTCAAGGAAATCTGATGATTATATGAATGGGCCAACTCAGATGTGGGATGTTGGGGCAGACAATCATGAGACCTTTCATGGTGCTGGCATTCTTGAACATGCTAATCTCTCACTGGATGAGCCAGAATTTGAACGGATATTATTTGAAGATGAAGAAGGCGTATCTGGCACTGAGATGCAGTAGCAACCTTAGCCTTAAATTTGGCTTGTGTCCCTACTCCCTTGTATCCTAATATTTATTATTCTGCTGTAAAAATGTTAAAACCAATATTAATTATTGTGCTGTAAGAACCTTAAAATCAAGTATCTTAGATGCTTCATGGAACTAGCAATGTCTATGTTTTGCCATTTTTATTTGTTGATTGTTCTGCTAGATGAAAAATGTTCTCAGTAGGTGTATTCtgatttttttgatatatttatatacTTGCCGTATCGGCGTATCCTTGTTTTTGGAAAATGCCGTATCACCGTATCGCCGTATCAGTATCGGCGTATCAGTATCCTGTATCGGTGCAACGTAGGCTGCCCCTGTACTCCGCCAAGGGATGGACGCCACGAACGTTGCTGAGCTGCCGAACCGCCCTAGGAGCAGCGCGGACGACTCTCGCCGGCCATCTTGTTGTGGTTGTACCCCGGGCGCTTCTCGCGGGACACGTACACCAGCACATGCTCTCAAGTCGAAGGCACAAGTGTAGCCTGCATTTTCAAGCGCACATCAGCATCTCGAATCAATAACTAAAGAAATTTGTAATTTTTTCTATCAAATCGAGCAATCAATCACTTGAATGATGCAGGCGAGGTCACCACGGGAGTGGTCTGGCACAAAGGTGAGCCAAGTGCAAGGCCACTGCGAGCCGTCGGACATCCATGTCGCCATCACGGCTGCCGCCGCCTCAGGCAATGCTCCTGTTCCTTTGCCTCCTCCTGTTGCCTTCTCCTAGAACGCAGCTCCCCGTCGTCGTTGTACGCGTCGGAGCACCGGCGAATGGCCTCAGGCAGTCAGTTCACCCTCACCTTGAACTCGTCGTACTCCCGCTTCACCTTCCGCCACTCCCGGATTAAATCAACGTGCGCTTGTTCGCGAAGAAGAAATAGGCAGAGGCAAAAAAAGCATTTGATGACTCTTCTCTCACCTCCTCAATCAGAAACAAATATTTTAATAGGTTTGATGTCCTCTTGCAAATTTGACGCAAACTAAAGTGTCCATCAACAAATCGATCTTATTTCGATGTCCGTTAGTAAAGCAACCTCACTTTCTTTGTTCGCCAGCAAATTTTGCCT includes these proteins:
- the LOC136528604 gene encoding uncharacterized protein encodes the protein MASGSGSSPLHVSEPSSVNVASDGDSVPEVNEICDPKYPLWRHVNKIENNGPDGGNAVLDCKFCGKQISGSYTRIRAHLLKIPNQGVHICKQVTVPILQQLRKEVADAEAAISNSKPKSVPLPIQIGSTGLPPSGGTNAQSKRRKRQSGIDESFFRERRQIADALVGRMFYTGGVPFNLARNPNFRALIMYLANTDLGGYVPPGYNKLRTTLLQQERVNVERLLEPFKTTWPTKGITITADGWTDPQRRPLINFLAVSEDGPMFLGVVNTEGEIKRKEYIAEKLISVIENVGPKNVVQVITDNAANCKGAGLIIEQKYDHIFWTPCVVHTLNLALKNICDAKDNDAENAGLMWIKDTVEAAFMIKNYIMNHGMRLSMFNEFSKLKFLAIADTRFASHIIMLKRFLVLKESLVLMVVGDKWSTYREDDVDKARSVKDKLLDDFWWDNVKYIVDFTEPIYSMLRAADTDKPCLHLIYEMWDSMIEKVKDRIYRHERKQPDEESAFYDTIYAILYDRWLKSNTPLHCLAHSLNPRYYSQQWLSEGPNRVAPHEDIEVSDMRNKCFRKMFPNPEDLRTIKRQFADFSLFGGCFADRESIEDRAFFEPKQWWGLHGQRTPELKSLALKLLGQSASSSSCERNWSTYGFIDSVTRNRLTPPRAEDLVFVHSNMRLLSRKSDDYMNGPTQMWDVGADNHETFHGAGILEHANLSLDEPEFERILFEDEEGVSGTEMQ